A DNA window from Raphanus sativus cultivar WK10039 unplaced genomic scaffold, ASM80110v3 Scaffold1219, whole genome shotgun sequence contains the following coding sequences:
- the LOC108829821 gene encoding LOW QUALITY PROTEIN: uncharacterized protein LOC108829821 (The sequence of the model RefSeq protein was modified relative to this genomic sequence to represent the inferred CDS: inserted 3 bases in 2 codons), which produces MKFEFNGKVNSVYRELNQKMDSLIEHLRGMEDKIANLATTLKRETGRLPGRTDANPEAKRQAYAVMLRSGKHLETNSREDVRNKKLIDNAGKSNSNTIKLLDNDSDSESSEHRKNSSNEKNKGKTMDLDKENPDAEDEIDHLDERHIDRSSGKENDRPSGTSSSNTQSTGIERVYRAPPPFPPNKPQTKKALEHAICKKAFDKIYFETSLSDALKIAPSVKKYMKDMISSSGEQSVMLVSEEVSAIIQGGTSIKRSDPGSFVLDCKIQNARFPRSLCDLGSSVNLMPHSVAVSLGYDVFIPTPITLVLADRSIRVPKGILVDVPVRIDEEDSELEKEYLTDICATNLSEDTFTHDEQEILNVDSRTEDYSNLMDESIGDTIEEDDDSEIITDKFLRETIDRSFSSSAKWTKEKAPKVELKPLLAGLKYAFLYDKSYPVIVNANLTNGELALLLNKLRKYRRAIGYSLDDIPGIAPDLCMHRIHLEEDAKKSIEQQRRLNSNLKEVVKKEIIKLLDAGVIYPISDSKWVSPVHVVPKKGGITVVKNDKDELIPTRTVTGHRMCIDYRKLNTATRKDHFLLPFIDQLLERLANHKYYCFLDGYSGFFQIPIHSEDQEKTIFTCPYGTFAYRRMPFGLCNAPATFQRCMMSIFTDMIEDFMEVFMDDFSVYGSSFKDCLDNLCKVLERCEEKNLVLNWEKCHFMVNDGIVLGHKVSAAGIEVDRAKIEVMTGLPAPTNVRDIRSFLGHDGFYRXFIQDFSKIARPLNNLLCKEIKFDFTPEWKEAFEALKKSLITAPVVQPPDWNLPFEIMCDASDFAVGAVLGQQKDKKLHAIYYASRTLDEAQRNYSTTEKELLAVVYAFEKFRQYLVGAHVIVHTDHAAIKYLMXEKDAKPRLIRWIMLLQEFDIEIKDKRRVDNGVADHLSRIRVEDKVPIDDFFPTENIALLDTSFIDRPWYADIVNYLAADFEPENLKGYERKKFFREVQRYHWDEPYLYKHCTDGIYRRCVSEPQTSGQVEVSNRQIKEILEKTVRIDRKDWSRKLNNALWAYRTAYKTPLGTTPFHLLYGKSCHLPVELEHKAAWATKLLNFDIKPAAERRLIQLNELDEIRHLAYENSKLYKERTKAYHDKNILSRRFELNDQVLLYNSRLNIFPGKLKSRWSGPFTIKEVKPSGALTIVSEEGDEFTVIGQRVKHYWAKPPDIKPLSLLLPGDN; this is translated from the exons ATGAAATTCGAATTCAACGGGAAAGTAAACAGTGTTTACAGAGAGCTAAATCAGAAAATGGATTCTCTAATTGAACATCTACGGGGAATGGAAGACAAAATTGCTAACCTTGCAACAACTCTGAAAAGAGAGACGGGTCGTCTTCCTGGAAGGACCGATGCTAATCCTGAAGCAAAACGCCAGGCATATGCTGTGATGCTACGAAGTGGAAAACACCTTGAAACGAATTCCAGAGAAGACGTCAGAAATAAAAAACTCATCGATAACGCGGGAAAAAGCAATTCCAACACTATAAAACTGCTTGATAACGACTCCGACTCAGAATCATCAGAACATAGGAAAAATTCTTCAAATGAAAAGAATAAGGGGAAAACTATGGATCTGGATAAGGAGAATCCCGATGCCGAAGACGAAATCGACCATCTAGACGAACGGCATATCGATCGATCCTCTGGGAAGGAAAACGATCGACCGTCTGGCACCAGCAGTAGCAATACACAATCTACCGGGATTGAAAGAGTCTATAGAGCTCCTCCcccttttcctccaaacaaaccGCAAACTAAGAAAGCATTAGAGCATGCAATCTGCAAAAAGGCTTTCGATAAAATCTATTTCGAGACGTCCCTCAGTGACGCTCTTAAGATAGCCCCTTCGGTGAAAAAGTACATGAAAGATATGATATCCTCAAGTGGAGAACAAAGCGTCATGCTAGTATCAGAGGAAGTAAGTGCGATAATACAAGGAGGGACTTCAATTAAAAGGTCTGACCCTGGTAGTTTCGTCCTAGATTGTAAGATACAAAACGCACGTTTCCCTCGTTCTCTCTGTGATCTTGGCTCTagtgtaaacctcatgccaCACTCTGTAGCAGTTTCACTAGGTTATGATGTATTTATTCCAACGCCTATCACATTAGTTCTAGCTGATCGCTCTATTAGGGTACCTAAGGGAATCCTAGTGGATGTGCCAGTCAGAATTGATG AAGAAGATTCTGAGCTGGAAAAAGAGTACCTTACGGATATATGTGCTACAAATTTGTCAGAAGATACATTCACTCATGATGAACAAGAAATTCTGAATGTAGATAGCAGAACAGAAGATTATTCGAATCTTATGGACGAAAGTATCGGAGATAcaattgaagaagatgatgattctgAAATCATTACGGATAAATTCCTTAGGGAAACTATTGATCGTTCATTTTCTTCATCGGCCAAGTGGACTAAAGAAAAAGCACCCAAAGTGGAACTGAAACCACTTCTAGCTGGCCTGAAGTATGCATTCCTTTACGATAAATCATACCCTGTCATTGTTAACGCTAATCTCACGAACGGAGAGCTTGCACTACTTTTAAACAAGCTGCGCAAATATCGGAGAGCGATCGGGTATTCTCTTGATGATATTCCCGGAATAGCCCCTGATCTTTGCATGCACCGCATCCACCTCGAAGAAGATGCAAAAAAGTCTATAGAACAGCAAAGAAGACTCAACTCAAACCTAAAAGAGGTAGTGAAAAAGGAGATAATTAAACTTCTGGATGCAGGAGTTATATATCCTATCTCAGATAGTAAATGGGTAAGCCCTGTGCATGTTGTACCAAAGAAAGGAGGGATCACGGTGGTTAAAAACGATAAAGATGAACTCATCCCCACACGCACTGTCACTGGACAtcgaatgtgtattgattaTAGGAAACTGAATACTGCTACAAGAAAAGACCATTTTCTTTTACCTTTCATCGATCAACTGCTCGAAAGACTGGCTAaccataaatattattgttttcttgacgGATATTCGGGATTTTTCCAAATACCGATACATTctgaagatcaagaaaagacAATTTTTACTTGCCCTTACGGAACATTTGCATACCGTagaatgccatttggactatgtAATGCACCAGCCACTTTCCAACGATGCATGATGTCAATATTCACGGATATGATCGAAGATTTCATGGAAGTTTTCATGGATGATTTTTCAGTTTACGGATCAAGTTTTAAGGATTGCTTAGACAACCTGTGCAAGGTATTGGAAAGATGTGAAGAAAAGAATCTTGTCCTAAATTGGGAAAAATGCCATTTCATGGTGAACGATGGTATAGTCCTGGGACACAAAGTCTCCGCAGCAGGAATAGAAGTAGATAGAGCCAAAATTGAAGTAATGACTGGTCTACCAGCACCCACAAACGTTAGAGACATACGAAGCTTCCTTGGACATGATGGATTTTACAG GTTCATACAAGATTTCAGTAAAATTGCTAGACCCCTAAACAATCTTTTGTGCAAAGAaattaaattcgattttacgcCAGAATGGAAGGAAGCCTTCGAAGCGCTGAAGAAGTCTCTTATAACTGCCCCAGTCGTACAACCACCCGATTGGAATCTCCCTTTCGAGATTATGTGTGATGCGAGTGATTTCGCAGTTGGAGCAGTTTTAGGACAACAAAAAGATAAGAAGCTACACGCTATATACTATGCGAGTCGCACACTCGACGAAGCGCAACGGAATTACTCTACCACGGAAAAAGAGTTGCTAGCAGTGGTTTATGCCTTCGAAAAATTCCGCCAATACTTAGTTGGAGCACATGTTAtagtccacactgatcatgctgcCATCAAATACTTAA CAGAAAAAGATGCTAAACCAAGACTAATAAGATGGATCATGTTACTCCAAGAGTTCGATATAGAGATTAAGGATAAAAGAAGAGTAGACAACGGTGTCGCTGATCACCTTTCCAGGATTCGAGTTGAGGATAAAGTCCCTATAGATGATTTCTTTCCTACAGAAAATATAGCTCTTTTGGACACGTCATTCATCG ATCGACCTTGGTATGCTGATATAGTCAACTATTTAGCCGCTGATTTTGAACCAGAAAACTTAAAAGGCTATGAACGAAAGAAATTTTTTCGTGAAGTTCAGAGATACCACTGGGATGAGCCCTATCTCTACAAACACTGTACTGACGGCATATATAGAAGATGTGTCTCTGAA CCACAAACAAGTGGACAAGTGGAAGTGTCGAACCGACAAATCAAGGAAATCTTGGAAAAGACTGTCCGAATAGATAGGAAAGATTGGTCTCGCAAATTGAACAATGCCTTATGGGCATATCGGACCGCCTATAAAACACCACTGGGCACGACACCCTTTCACTTGCTGTACGGAAAATCATGCCATTTACCAGTTGAACTGGAGCACAAAGCAGCCTGGGCAaccaaattgttaaattttgatattaagccAGCTGCCGAGAGACGACTAATTCAGCTCAACGAGCTCGATGAAATTCGACATTTGGCATATGAAAATTCGAAGTTATATAAGGAACGAACAAAAGCTTATCACGATAAGAATATCCTATCTAGACGCTTTGAACTGAATGATCAAGTTCTCTTATATAACTCCAGATTAAACATTTTCCCTGGAAAACTAAAATCTCGTTGGTCAGGACCTTTTACAATTAAGGAAGTAAAACCTTCCGGAgcactaacgatcgttagtgaAGAAGGCGACGAGTTTACAGTAATTGGGCAGCGAGTAAAGCATTATTGGGCAAAACCACCAGATATAAAGCCCCTTTCGCTGTTACTACCCGGTGATAACTAA